The window CAGGTTGAACAAGCTAATAACCAGGGACCAATCAATGCACCAAAGGCGCCGGAGCCTACGGTTGACAAGTAAGCTAAAGTTCTTTGAGGGGCTATGGGCCCCTCAGGCTTTTGTATTAGGATAGATAACTGCAGGATTTTCTTGCAGAAAGGCGAATACCAATTATGTTAGTCAATTAATAACGATGGAAGGCTGTTTCAATTCTATGTATGCATATTTGCCTCATAAAGAATTTTTCCAGGACTTACAGGACGTTGAACAAGGCTTGCTTAATTGTTTAGATACTGCAAATCCAGTATTGCAGGAAAGTCTTTCTCATTTGTTAATGGCTGGCGGCAAGCGATTACGGCCGACATTTGCCTTGCTAGCTGCCAGGTGCAATCCAGATGTAACAAATTTGGACAATTTAATTCCCCTCGCAGTATCATTAGAATTAATTCATATGGCTAGCTTGGTGCACGATGATATCATCGACCTATCCGTTCTCCGGCGGGGGTTGCCGACCCTTTGGACCAAATGGGGAGACAGGGTTTCAGTTCATATCGGAGATTTTCTGTTTGCCAGGGCTTTAGTCTTGATTTCCGATTACAATGACCCCAGAATATATAGAGTATTGTCCAAAACCGGCGTTAGGATGTGTGAAGGGGAAATACAACAAATGGCTTCCACCTGTCAATCATCCCACTCTGTCAGGAAATATTTAAATCGGGTTAGGCTTAAAACTGCGCTGCTAATTTCTGCGAGTTGTCAGTTGGGAGCTATTGCGGTTGATTCCCCTGCAAAACACATTTCCCTATTGAAAAATTATGGTCATAATTTAGGTATGGCGTTTCAGATTACCGATGACTTGCTGGATTTAATCGCGGAACCGACAAGACTTGGCAAGCCGATAGGTAATGACTTAAGGCAGGGGATAGTTACTTTACCTGTAATACTTGCAATGCAGGATAATGCCCACCATCATTTTTTCAGCCGCCTATTGAATGCTGAACATAAAAGTGAAAGTGAAATCGAAGAAGCAATTGCGAGGATAAAACAGAGCGGCAGCTTGCAGGTTTGTGATAACATAGTAAACAAATATATTTGGAAAGCTAAAGAAAAAATTGCTGGCTTGCCTGATACCAAAGCAAAGGAATCCCTGATCTGGATTGCCGATATGATTCCGAGCAGAAGCTTTTAAAATTTTTCTTGTGAGGTACAGTCGAAATGCCAATGATGTACCCAGTAACACTAGAACTGGTTGATAAAGAGTGTCTGGTAGTTGGTGGGGGTGTGGTTGCGGAACGAAAAGTGCTGTCTTTGCTAGAATGCGGAGCTATAATAACTGTGGTCAGCCCCGCTATTACTACTATGCTTCGTAAACTAGCCGACACCAGCCTGATTAAGTATAAAGATGGTTGCTACTCAAAAGATGATTTGCTGAATAAATTGCTGGTTATTTGCGCCACAAACAACCAGGTTGTTAATCAGCAGGTTGCTCAAGACTGTAAAGGAATTGGCATCTGGGTTAATGTTGTTGATCAGCCTGAGTTATGCACGTTTCATGTGCCTGCTGTTATGCGGCGTGGTATGATGTCAATCAGTGTATCTACATCAGGCGCAAGCCCCTTGCTCGCGGCCAAAATTAGGAAGCAGTTAGAACAGGATTTCGGGCAAGAGTATGAGATATTACTTCAGATCATGGTGGAGGTTCGCAAAGAAGTTAATCAAAAAAATATTGACCCCATAAAGCGATATCAAATTTATTCAAAAATCTTAAATTCAAATATTATGCAATTAATCAAGCAGGGCAAGACTGAAAAGGTTAAGGAGTTGATTGCTGCGTGTACATCCTTGTAGTTGGATTAAACCATCGCTCTGCACCGGTTGAAATCAGAGAAACAGTTGCTTTTGGCGGGCGTTCTTTAATTGAGGCGCTTAATTTACTAAAAGGCAAACCAAACGTTGAAGGATGCGTGATCTTATCGACGTGTAACAGGACTGAAATATATGCAGCAGTTACAGATTTAGAAATAGGGTTAGCCGGTACCTTCGAAACTTTCGCTCACTCGTGCGGTCAACCGGTCTCTGAAATAAGCCATTATCTTTACTCTTATGTGCTGTCAGATGCAATTAGACATCTGTTTAGAGTAGCTGCGGGATTGGATTCCATGGTGCTTGGAGAGACTGAAATATTAGGTCAGGTAAAAGATGCCTA is drawn from Syntrophomonadaceae bacterium and contains these coding sequences:
- a CDS encoding polyprenyl synthetase family protein, translating into MYAYLPHKEFFQDLQDVEQGLLNCLDTANPVLQESLSHLLMAGGKRLRPTFALLAARCNPDVTNLDNLIPLAVSLELIHMASLVHDDIIDLSVLRRGLPTLWTKWGDRVSVHIGDFLFARALVLISDYNDPRIYRVLSKTGVRMCEGEIQQMASTCQSSHSVRKYLNRVRLKTALLISASCQLGAIAVDSPAKHISLLKNYGHNLGMAFQITDDLLDLIAEPTRLGKPIGNDLRQGIVTLPVILAMQDNAHHHFFSRLLNAEHKSESEIEEAIARIKQSGSLQVCDNIVNKYIWKAKEKIAGLPDTKAKESLIWIADMIPSRSF
- a CDS encoding bifunctional precorrin-2 dehydrogenase/sirohydrochlorin ferrochelatase, whose amino-acid sequence is MPMMYPVTLELVDKECLVVGGGVVAERKVLSLLECGAIITVVSPAITTMLRKLADTSLIKYKDGCYSKDDLLNKLLVICATNNQVVNQQVAQDCKGIGIWVNVVDQPELCTFHVPAVMRRGMMSISVSTSGASPLLAAKIRKQLEQDFGQEYEILLQIMVEVRKEVNQKNIDPIKRYQIYSKILNSNIMQLIKQGKTEKVKELIAACTSL